One genomic region from Gadus morhua chromosome 9, gadMor3.0, whole genome shotgun sequence encodes:
- the cd59b gene encoding CD59 glycoprotein: protein MKGWFCLLLLGFGLPDRGAALRCYKCSDYTGRCENVQECTYEDACVSLSERGGKTVRRCLRYTDCDNSRLSQMFPALSGFTYRCCSSNLCNAATPVSMATPALALIGSLTAVWLSWL, encoded by the exons ATGAAAGGCTGGTTCTGTCTTCTTCTGCTGGGCTTCGGATTGCCGGACCGAG gcgcaGCGCTGCGGTGCTACAAGTGTTCTGACTACACGGGTCGCTGTGAGAACGTCCAGGAGTGCACGTACGAGGACGCCTGCGTGTCGCTGAGTGAGAGAG GGGGTAAGACGGTGCGGCGCTGTCTGCGCTACACCGACTGTGACAACTCACGCCTCTCCCAGATGTTTCCCGCCCTCTCCGGCTTCACCTACAGGTGCTGCAGCAGCAACCTGTGCAACGCCGCCACAcccgtctccatggcaacgccAGCgctggctctgattggctccctGACGGCTGTGTGGCTGAGCTGGCTGTGA
- the prdm11 gene encoding zinc finger protein 862 produces the protein MSDPDFWVCPQCQQPFLSRCPAHGPPLLIQDSPAPPGHAGRALRSAPPGLRVGSEGGQVEVRCGAQSIPQGAVFGPYEGELVPRDRSTAHSWIIVDVNNSYHSIDGSDETKANWMRYVRISSENTERNLTAFQRGGQLYFSASRPLLPGNRLRVWYGDDYITRLHSLSEQSIDCSLHPGSDWRRGGLQCWRGPDGEAPPAADRTETDGASRRVQAFLESQPGLKPLSGPPPSRLGKRRRLSAEALRPVKEEQEQSSTSSCPNCIKLRLRIFQLEAELHLLRGKEMDPATPPNPEQGPIEDLRDMDPLTPPQMVLDEEDQDLDSADESFNADPLISAGDSSKLPHRRTRRFKQEWLRKFWFLRYSPALNEMWCHVCRQYTVQSARTSAFIMGSKQFKIHTIKLHSQSNLHKKCLQLYKLRMHPEKTEEMCRSMTVLFNAAYHLAVEGRPFSDLRPLAELLRRCELKVVEHYLNEGDCQILVHHIARTLREDLAEKMRLSPFLSVLMDCQNEDLFPDTLAFYVQFTTNDGSPNTEFLSLQKLSQASADGYLQAIERAFCVFGLRFQDLLVVGVGMDGAPMSTGMRGSMFVAMQRVLPWLLSLPVMIHRPHLEVLDVISGKELSCLEDLENNLKQLLGFYRYSPRMMAELRLTAPTLSEEMEFLGDIRAVRWIIGEPNVLNALIKDYLEVVGHLKDVSRQTQKADAAAVALTLLHFLLDYQSVKLIYFLLDVIAVLSRLAFTFQGDYLLVSQVNDRIEESMVEIGQLVDRPGEYLQEFEENFRESFNGVALKNLCVAESKFQAIREKICRRSQGILSQRLDPLSSPLARACRVLDFSSWPRATEDLHSYGDEEILLIFNHMESIPSVPCEGQARSEAQGNLLVEWRSLKADFCSIGSKELLGHLCKHRQRFPLLCRVAQLVQVLPTSTVCCERGRGSLQKMYQNSRSRLGLDPMNDLLTLAINGPPIASFDGKRALDSWFEEKSGSSSLLSAEIINRISKSQHESSDANTDILPDT, from the exons ATGAGCGACCCGGACTTCTGGG TCTGCCCGCAGTGCCAGCAGCCCTTCCTCTCGCGGTGCCCCGCCCACGGGCCTCCGCTCCTGATCCAggacagccccgcccccccgggccACGCCGGCCGGGCGCTGCGCTCCGCCCCCCCTGGCCTGCGGGTGGGGTCGGAGGGGGGTCAGGTGGAGGTGCGCTGCGGGGCCCAGAGCATCCCCCAGGGGGCCGTGTTCGGGCCCTACGAGGGAGAGCTGGTCCCCAGGGACCGCTCCACTGCACACTCCTGGATC ATCGTTGATGTCAACAACTCTTATCACTCCATTGATGGGAGCGACGAAACCAAAGCCAACTGGATGAG GTACGTGCGAATCTCGTCGGAGAACACGGAGCGGAACCTGACAGCGTTCCAGCGCGGGGGGCAGCTGTACTTCAGCGCCAGCCGGCCACTGTTGCCTGGCAACCGGCTGCGGGTGTGGTACGGAGACGACTACATCACACGCCTgcacagcctatcagagcagaGCATCGACTGCAGCCTCCACCCAG GGTCTGACTGGAGACGGGGGGGTCTGCAGTGTTGGCGGGGCCCCGACGGCGaggctcctcctgctgctgacAGGACGGAGACTGACGGCGCCTCCAGAAGAGTCCAGGCCTTTCTGGAGAGCCAACCCGGCCTCAAGCCTCTCTCAGGTCCTCCGCCCAGCCGACTGGGCAAGAGAAGGCGTCTGTCTGCAGAGGCCCTGCGAccggtgaaggaggagcaggagcagtccTCCACCTCTTCGTGTCCCAACTGCATCAAACTGAGGCTGAGAATCTTCCAGCTGGAGGCAGAGCTTCACCTGCTAAGAGGGAAGGAGATGGACCCAGCTACGCCCCCAAACCCGGAGCAAGGACCAATAGAAGACCTCCGTG ACATGGAcccgctgacccccccccagaTGGTCCTGGACGAAGAGGACCAGGACCTCGACTCAGCTGACGAGTCCTTCAACGCCGACCCGCTCATCTCAGCCGGTGACTCGTCCAAACTGCCGCACCGCCGCACCCGCCGCTTCAAGCAGGAGTGGCTGAGGAAGTTCTGGTTCCTGCGCTACTCGCCGGCGCTCAACGAGATGTGGTGCCACGTGTGCCGGCAGTACACAGTGCAGTCGGCGCGCACGTCGGCCTTCATCATGGGCTCCAAGCAGTTCAAGATCCACACCATCAAGCTGCACAGTCAGAGCAACCTGCACAAGAAGTGTCTGCAGCTGTACAAGCTGCGCATGCACCCCGAGAAGACGGAGGAGATGTGCCGGAGCATGACGGTGCTCTTCAACGCCGCCTACCACCTGGCCGTGGAGGGCCGGCCCTTCTCGGACCTCCGGCCGCTGGCGGAGCTGCTGAGGAGGTGTGAGCTGAAGGTGGTGGAGCACTACCTCAACGAAGGAGATTGCCAGATCCTCGTTCATCACATCGCCCGCACCTTAAGGGAAGACCTCGCAGAGAAGATGCGTTTGTCTCCGTTCCTCAGCGTCCTCATGGACTGTCAGAATGAGGACCTGTTTCCAGACACGCTGGCCTTCTACGTCCAGTTCACTACAAACGACGGTTCCCCCAACACAGAGTTCCTCTCGCTGCAGAAGCTGAGCCAGGCCAGCGCCGATGGCTATCTCCAAGCCATCGAGCGGGCGTTCTGTGTCTTTGGCCTTCGGTTCCAGGACTTGCTGGTGGTCGGCGTGGGGATGGACGGTGCCCCCATGTCAACAGGCATGCGAGGCAGTATGTTTGTCGCCATGCAGAGGGTTCTCCCCTGGCTCCTCTCCCTTCCCGTCATGATCCACCGGCCTCATCTGGAGGTGTTGGATGTCATCAGTGGCAAGGAGCTGTCCTGCCTGGAGGACTTGGAGAACAACCTGAAGCAGCTCCTGGGTTTCTACCGCTACTCCCCTCGTATGATGGCCGAGCTCCGCCTGACCGCGCCCACGCTGTCGGAGGAGATGGAGTTCCTCGGAGACATCCGAGCCGTTCGTTGGATCATCGGGGAGCCGAACGTCCTCAACGCCCTCATCAAGGACTACCTGGAGGTGGTGGGTCATCTGAAGGATGTCAGCCGCCAGACGCAGAAGGccgacgccgccgccgtcgccctcacactcctccacttcctgctgGACTACCAGTCGGTAAAGCTCATCTATTTCCTCCTGGACGTCATCGCTGTTCTGTCTCGTTTGGCATTTACCTTCCAGGGCGACTACCTCCTGGTATCGCAGGTGAACGACCGGATCGAGGAGTCGATGGTGGAGATCGGGCAGCTTGTGGATCGTCCTGGGGAGTACCTGCAGGAGTTTGAAGAGAACTTCCGTGAAAGTttcaacggtgtcgctctgAAGAACCTGTGTGTCGCAGAGTCCAAGTTCCAGGCCATTCGAGAGAAGATCTGCCGGAGGAGCCAGGGCATCTTGTCCCAGAGACTGGACCCCCTGAGCAGTCCTCTGGCCAGAGCCTGCCGGGTGCTGGACTTCTCCTCCTGGCCCCGGGCCACCGAGGACCTGCACTCGTATGGGGATGAGGAGATCCTTTTGATATTCAACCATATGGAGTCCATTCCATCGGTCCCCTGTGAGGGCCAGGCGAGGTCAGAGGCCCAGGGCAACCTGCTGGTGGAGTGGAGAAGTCTGAAAGCCGACTTCTGCAGCATCGGCTCCAAAGAGCTTCTAGGTCACCTCTGCAAGCACAGACAGCGCTTTCCTCTTTTGTGTCGGGTCGCCCAGCTGGTGCAGGTGCTGCCCACGTCCACCGTCTGctgtgagagaggcagaggctcCTTGCAAAAGATGTACCAAAACAGCCGCTCCAGGCTGGGTCTGGACCCGATGAACGACCTGCTCACCCTGGCCATCAACGGGCCGCCCATCGCCAGCTTTGACGGGAAGCGAGCTCTGGACTCCTGGTTCGAGGAGAAGTCTGGGAGCTCCTCCTTGCTCTCAGCTGAGATCATAAACAGGATATCGAAATCTCAACATGAGTCCAGCGACGCTAATACAGACATCTTGCCCGATACCTGA